The Zingiber officinale cultivar Zhangliang chromosome 2A, Zo_v1.1, whole genome shotgun sequence genomic sequence gtttcaatcaacaattaaaacttcctaatttgtttccagaaattttaaaattaaaatttctcttcaaaatctcttcatggttgataaaaagaaatttctataattttaattttacaacatgtgaataatttttaaagagaaaataaaatatctcaccaatctacaaataaggaaagagatctaatcgctttctttaatcttttgtagatcttttacaagagagataatttaattttaattatctttaataaattatatcttccacataataaaaattaaaattaaaattcttttttaatttaatttggccgacccctctagcttgggttcaagctagggtcgaccaccccaatttatacctaggccgaccctagcttggttcccaagctagcttggccgaccccctttaggtgggtatagaaggtgggtataggtgggtatagtactctataaataagaggctacgatagggaccgagaggaggaattagttttggtctcccgataaaattaagcatcccgtgttcgccctgaacacacaacttaattttatcaataataattcattccactagagaactattattgaactaccgcaccaatcccaaattatatttttgggctccttcttattatgagtgtgttagtctccctgtgtttaagatatcgaatgtccactaattaagtgagttactgacaactcatttaattaatatcttagtccaagagtagtaccactcaaccttatcatcatgtcggactaggtccacctgcagggtttaacatgacaatccttatgagctcctcttgaggacattatcaacctagtatctctaggacacagtttccttctataatcaacaacacacactataagtgataccatttcccaacttatcgggcttattgattcatcgaactaaatctcacccattgataaattaaagaaataaatatcaaatatatgtgcttgttattatattaggattaagagcacacacttccataataaccgaggtctttgtttctttataaagtcagtataaaagaaacgacctcaaatggttctactcaatacactctaagtgtactagtgtaattatacagtcaagataaactgatacctaattacactacgacattctaatggtttgttcctttccattttggtcgtgagctactgtttataatttataaggtactgataacatcatcttctgcatgtggcaccacatactatgttatctacagtataaattaattgaacaactacatttatcacaaatgtagacatttgaccaatgtgattcttatttctagataaatgttttataccaaaagctaggcttttagtatacattctaacacttacgtttaggaggaagagaaagacttggaagctttggacagaGACTTAGGATTTATTCAATGAGCATAAGTAACCTCCTTCATGTCCCAAAGCTCTTCTTAAATAAGAGAAGAGAGTTGATTACAGTATCAACTCATCTGGCATCAGTTGACTGGtatttccatcagtcgactgatgctacCGTTGGGCTGTGGCCAACAGCTACATCGCAGAATGCCAACGGTCACAAACGACcacttaccagtcgattggtaaaagtaccaatcgactggtcgctGTTGGCTGAgtgaatagaatgcttctgttcgcttccAATGGACTGAGCAATCGACTGGACCAGTCAACTGCaactttcatcagtcgactggtcccgttACATACTCACACTCATCTTCTCCGGAATCgtccttgaagccctcttcctcggccttcatcccttagatgcacccgagcccgtggctcctctccgtgtcatccttcatattgccttgaagtccgcttccctcggctcaACTCCATTGCTCATCGTCTggcggtccctcggatatctcccacatcatccttcaccgtCTCAAGGActcgagccctaggatgagcttcccaagcttagccacaccaagctcctcatgtgtgttttacCAAGTCCtacatgactcaaacacacatatcaaaccaatatgaaagcctaacttaaactttttgacacacatatcaaaactatgatcgtaccgattaaacttaggtcgattacaccaacaatctccccctttttgatgtatggtatatgtttaagttagatacaaataataacaacttgaaaattacaagcatagtataaaacctaagctcccccttaacatatgctctatcactcaattttcaagttttgcacaaaatagagaaataaaagtttctaacttaaaccttctcATTTCTCCCACTTTGACaccataaaaaaaattacacttaTCTTCCAAGTACACTATGGTATCAATGTTgacttaaaaatacccaaaaTCAGCTTCTGAAAGTGCTAGAAAATAGCTACCAGTTGACTGATAACTGTTGCAGTCGAGTGACACAAAGTCAATCCCAATTTCAGCCTTTTGAAGCCAACTTAtataaaaaatttcagaaaattcaaaaaatcatgaaattttgaacacattttttttttataatgtccTTTAACTAGGAAACATATGTATTCATGAAAATTcattatatttttaaagttttgataaaaactcaaaaactttgaaaacaaCTCAAATTCGTATCACTTTGAAACCTAGTTTTGCAAttatatgtttcaaaatagctatgccacaataaataaaatatagaattattttcaaaacatttgaaatatccaattatgatctatgggcaaaatgcccattaattatgatacatttcataactcatcaaaataccATAAATATAAGTGAATTATTAGtatcatcctagcatctcacatCTATGTTTAAAATGATAAAGCAAGCCATTGTGAGATGAAATGAAGGTTGTAGGGATCGTTggttggctagaaggggggttgaataaccctacacaaattaaaacaaaacGAACCCTTATTAgacaattaacttaaataaagaacacttacataaataaaataagaaatgaactgAAAGACAGAGGCACcgaaattttacttggttacaatcggggaagttgttaatccaaggaggtgAATgcgcactaaaaatctccttcaggcggagaagcctctttacagcatgaAGCACAGAAAGTGAGAAGCTAAATGGAAATTAAAGCGTGTATCACTATGTGAAAAATCTAgaatagacttcggatattatccgaagtaataggtagatatttaccgaagtagacacacgtgaagtaaaagggttAATTTTTTACTTCGACACACgattaccgaagtctatcaccggtccaaaaccggttcaaaatcagaccgttttcgaagtaaaaaaCCGCTATTACTTCATCAAGACCAGTAAAAATATCGAAGTAGTTGATGACATATTACTGCATAGGTTACATTGTCTGACGAAGTTTAAAGGAGTTACGACTTCACAATTGTTTATATTATAGTGTAGTAAATATATAATATTACTTCTACATATTTTAGCTTTATCGAAGTAATtgttattgtattacttcatcgtagTATGGAAGTAGGAAAGCATATTTTACTACACTTCAACAATTTAAGTTAGCGCAGTAATACATACAAACGACTTCAACAATTTTAATCACGTGGCcaagtaaatagtttctttaactacgaTAGTATTTAAATTTATTGAAGTCTTATgtgttgtattacttcatcatttttatttataGTATCGAAGTAGTTGACTATATTTTACTACGATACAAATTTAATTGACAAAAGTGTATATCATAATATTTTGCTATAACACAATAGTTTTCATCactaaaattgaacaaatatctatcaaatataatccaaaagtgtattcataaaacAAATGTTTAACCACAACCCAAAAACtttttgtatccataaatctttaaatacaatctaaaatttgtagcatagcctacacttaggcacccacatagaaatagacgaattcgctccattcacttctgacttcatcattctgagattgattgtaatattgtttgttttttgatgctgcaaactGAATCATTAACAAAAGTTTGAGGATCAATGAAAAATAagttaatattttataaataaaatatttcataaaaaaaatattcaccTTCCTCTCCAATTGTGGATATTCATctaagactatctctttcatgtaccgcatcacacaatatccacattcaacgccaccattttgtttaagataccctaatgaaattgaaaatgttaTGCAAGAAGGAACAATcataataataagaattattaattgatgtctaaatacatagtcacaatacatactgtcaattgtttaaaacctggtccttttgaaataccccttgatgcattgtatatcttgaccccactacattgtaaaaaatagaaaattattttttcaatctataatgaattgaatgcattcaAAGTCAACATAAGTTACTACttacttggtcacaatagtttgccaagcatgatctcggttcctgttactcaaagagtccaataaatatatcatattattatcttcattaattatagtcaagatccaatggtacctgcacaaataaaaatataacattaaCTAGCATGTAGTAGGaaatgataaataattaaaatcttacccaaTGTTATATGGGATGAAGCATATGGTATCTCTGTTCGATGCTCCCAACTGAGCAGCAATATGTTGTGATAATTTGCTACCTTCTTCACCCACACCGCATGTAGGTATGTGACCAGGATCCACAAATGACACATACTGGgctctattttctttcttcaagTATTTGTAAAGGTAACTGCAAGGTAATTGAAAGGTAATGACAaagtaatgaaaaatataaatatacgCCATGTAAACCAAAGCAAAAACATGTGAACAAATTTTGTGAACAAAGCAAAGCATGTGAACAAATATTGTATTTAACACATAacataccccatgtaaaccaaaattTGTCTGACACCTATCTCTTTCATCTCCATAAAGTGTAAGATATCTTCTCTTAGCAACCATACACTTTAGGACGTCCAAACATAGCTTCATCAAATTCTATGTGTATGCTCTCATCTTTAGGCATCAATCTGATAACATATGAATAGATATACTTGCATGCCATCGACAAAGTTTTTTCAATTTCCTTGTACTTGTCCTGATCACCATGAACATCCGAAGGAGCAAATGATTGATGTTGCATATTCTTCTACAATATGTTAAAATATTCATATGAGTATTCAAATGATTAAGGTTTTTTCAAATATCAACTTTTCAAGAAAATTGAAAATACCTTCTTCGTTGGTAAAATGACCAACTCTTTAGGCCAAGCAACAATTGTTCCAACAGCATCATTGACGATTGTTGGTCCAGACCGAATTGGGATTGGAAGTTCTGCTTCTTCATCTAAGACAACATCAATAGATACCTTGAAATTCCCTTCCCCAAGTGCAACATGATGAATCAATATATTTGGGCCTCCTTTTGATAGTATTGTGCCATACGCCACCACATTTTCACGTTGTTTCACAGCCAAGTTACATTTTTTTCCCTATAAGAACAATAAGAAATTGTATATAAATATGTgaatttgaaaacaaaaattaatttgacATAAAATTGAGAAATATAGAACCTCCAAGTTTGAAGTGCCACATTCATAAACCTCCACATCATCTCTCCAATTTGGGTCGTTCATGTTTGAGGACTTATTCGATATCACAACCTCACAAGTTTGATTATTAATGACCTTAGCAAGTTGAGCCTTCAATCTCTCTACTTCAACCTTCAAGCTCTTATTCTCCTCCGATTGTTCTTTGAAGTTATCGATCAAATCCTTTGGGACTAATTCCCTATTCTTTCTTGCAGTTTTAAAGTAGAGTTGGGGTTTTACGCATCCTCCCACACCTCTAACTCGTCCATAGTGTTCCTGATTTCCTAATGCAGTGGTTAATACATCGTTCATCCCAGAAGGTTTGAACTCTCCTTTCATCTTCTTTTCCAATAAGTCATCCTACAATTAGGGATGTAACAAATTAATCCAAAAATTCCAATATTATTTAGCTAGACAATATGAAAATTAGATAAAAATAAACATTTACAATTTTTTCAGCAACTTCTGCTATCTCCATATTTGTAATGTTGCCAGATTTGTCCTCACGAGCTTTACGCCAAAGCAACGATCTATCAACTTCCTCATTTTCAGCAATTAATTTTTTCTCCCTCTACAATTCCAAAAATGATCAGTtacataatattaaatacttGCTTGAAAATGCCAAGTATAATGCATGGTAGCTTACCAATTCAGCCTCTAAGCCAATGTAGCTTTTGCGAGACAATCTGTGATGATATTTATAATGCATCGTTCGTTCTTTTTGCTTTTCATGAATAACCTACATAGAAAATACATTCAACAACAGCCAGCAAATGAACAAATTGCAAATTCACGAATAACCTGCACATGAATAAAAAAAACGAACAAAAAAAGGAACAGCAATTGAACAACCTGCAAATGAATAAAAAACATGCAAATGAATAACCTGCAAATGAACAAAAAATGACCAGCAATTGCAAATTCAAAAACACGTCCAGCACTTGCAAATTGGAAAAAAATGAAAAGCAATTGGAATGAACAAAAAACGAACATCAATTGCAAATGAACAAAAAACGAACAGCAATTGCAAATTCAAAAAAACGTCCAGCACTTGAATGAATATAATGAACAAAGAATTGCAAATTGGAAATGCTGGACGCACCATTACAAAAATTGTAAATTGGAGCTGAAGCAAATTGGGACGAGTTAGAGCTGAAGCAAATTGGGACAAATTGGAAATGCTGGACGCACCATTACGTGTAAGCATGAAGCATGAAGCATTTGAATATGAAGCAAATTGGAATAAACAAATTGGAAATTGGAATGAACACCATTACAAAATAAACAAATTGgaataataaataaaatgaacaccattacaaaataaataaaaaaatgaacatGAAGCAAATTGGAATAAACAAATTGGAAAAAACGTGTAAGCATTTGAATGATATTTCAAATTGCAACTGCACCATTACAAAAATTGCAAATGCAAACAAACAAATAACACCATAATAAATACATGAACTTGCAAATGCAAAAGTACAAACAACACTATTCTTTCTAAGACAAGAAGTTATATAAGCCAAATTTCCAGTTAACACCATATGGGTGCGTACCTCCCATGATGGATGGAGTCTCTCATCTACAAATGCTTTCCAAACTGCTTttggaatatgatattgactCGGTGGAGAACTTAAATTTTCAGGATTACCTATATTTGGCCAAACAAATCTGCTAGTGAGTTTGTTTTTGAAATCTCGTCACTTTTGAGATGCTGAATTCATCACAGCAGATTCACTTTGTGGTGCTAATTCAAACACATTCTGCAACACAAAAAATTAGTTAGTACTattaatagataagttgaataGGAATAAGAAACTAATAAACATACAAGCTGGATAATTATACAACTATATGACAAGAATGgattaaataaaacaataatagcaGAGAGTTGGAaagctaacttgattttggattgtaTGTATATATAAATCTTACCGAGATCTCTTCCCAcaatttttgttttatattttctgGAACACTAGGCCAAGACTTTATGTTGATTGACACCATGGTTCTAGCAACAGAGCCAATGTATGATTGCAATGCCTTTCCATTTGTATTGTATAATGGCCACCCCATGTCATCATAATCAATCTTCACTTTTTTTACCCATCTTGTAGCTGCAGTGAGTTTACACATTGATGTAGGACCTCGTTTGTTCTTCTGCACATCTACAGAACGTTCTTCTCTATCAGTAACTTCATGTAGCTCTGCATCGGCTACTCCATGTAGCTCAGCATCGACTATTCCATGTATCTCCTCAACTGCTACTCCTTGTTTTTTACGACCCATCTAGTATTGTCTGtataagaatataaatgaaaCCAATTAAAATTTgtacaataataataacataaacatgacatatataattacactaacaCAATTATAAATAAATACCAACACAGACATAAACTTATCATAGAATtgcataaataattttttaaagtgcaTAAAACATTTCTTTATGTTCATAACAAAACCATTACATAAAAATGaaaaacattattttttattttttgtgacCCAAACACCCTCAATTTCCGATCTAAAATATCTTTCTTGAGTAGGAATGCAATGagtatcaatatcatcaattgGTCTAGAATCAGGAATACTGCTCcaatcatcatcatctccctcatAACATCTATTTGGAACTGGGAGCACAATTGACCACCCCTTTTGTAATGGATCATCAATATAAAAGACTTGGTTGACTTGACTTGCAAGCACAAATTCGTCATTCTTGTGTCCTCGTTTGTTCAAGTTGACAAAGGTGAAGCCACATTCATCGTTGTTGATTATTCCTTTGTCATTTGCAACCCAAGCACATTTGAAAAGAGGAACGTGAAATTGATGATAGTCTAATTCCCATATTTCTTCAATCACTACATAAAAAGACACATCAGCTAGCAAGAGATTCTTATCTTTagcactacatacaagcatgGTGTTGGCAACTAAAGAAACCCCACTGTTTTGGCAAACTCTGTCATCACCCCGCGCCTTTGTTTGGTATAAATTGCCATTTATCACATAACTATTGTACTTAATAATTTATGCACGAGGTCCATGGGCCAACCATGTTAATGTCGATGTTGTTCCACCATTGCAACTGTCAATTTCAGCAGCCACCTAACATGTAATCAATTTGAATATGGTGATTAAAAAAAGTAAATATAAGTTGTTCTGTACAAATGATAgtaaaaatttaatcaatatgGTATCCACCTTTGTACGAAACCAATCAATAAACCTCTTGTTGTGAGCATCTTGTATCCACCTTTCATCTTTCTCTTTTTTGGGAAACATTGATTTCAAAAAGGTTTTATGCTCACTGTAGAAGTATTAATATATAAATTTGTGTGAAACATTAGATAATCTCAAGTACATATGCAGAATCATAAATAATACAATACACTTACATTATATAGGGAGATACTTCCTCCATATTTTCTAGCACAGTCAAATGTGCTTGTTGCAGATCAACTTGTTGCACTATAATTGGTGTGTTGCATGCTTGCAAGCCAGAAACATTTGCTTTTGGGTCTCGAATTGATTGAGGAACTCCAATAGGATCAACGTCATTGAGGTattctgaacaaaactcaatTGCTTCTTCTGCTAAATATCTTTGAACAATGCAACCTTCAGGATGTTTTCGACTGCCTACATAACTCTTAAGCaccttcatgtatctttcaaatggatacatccatctgaagTAAACTGGCCCACATAATCGGACTTCTCGAACAAGATGGACAGTTAAGTGAAGCATGATATCGAAGAAAGATGGGGAAAAATATTGCTCCAA encodes the following:
- the LOC122044204 gene encoding uncharacterized protein LOC122044204, encoding MHYKYHHRLSRKSYIGLEAELREKKLIAENEEVDRSLLWRKAREDKSGNITNMEIAEVAEKIDDLLEKKMKGEFKPSGMNDVLTTALGNQEHYGRVRGVGGCVKPQLYFKTARKNRELVPKDLIDNFKEQSEENKSLKVEVERLKAQLAKVINNQTCEVVISNKSSNMNDPNWRDDVEVYECGTSNLEGKKCNLAVKQRENVVAYGTILSKGGPNILIHHVALGEGNFKVSIDVVLDEEAELPIPIRSGPTIVNDAVGTIVAWPKELVILPTKKKNMQHQSFAPSDVHGDQDKYKEIEKTLSMACKYIYSYVIRLMPKDESIHIEFDEAMFGRPKVYGC
- the LOC122040233 gene encoding uncharacterized protein LOC122040233 yields the protein MGRKKQGVAVEEIHGIVDAELHGVADAELHEVTDREERSVDVQKNKRGPTSMCKLTAATRWVKKVKIDYDDMGWPLYNTNGKALQSYIGSVARTMVSINIKSWPSVPENIKQKLWEEISNVFELAPQSESAVMNSASQK